From Permianibacter aggregans, a single genomic window includes:
- a CDS encoding PA0069 family radical SAM protein, translating into MATPPIKGRGATSNTPGRFAKTIAVRELDDELAPDEARPADTEYYVDATRSIIARNESPDIPFALSINPYRGCEHGCIYCFARPSHAYLDLSPGLDFERKIFVKENAAELLRKELSKPSYQCQWIAMGANTDPYQPVEKERRITRQILEVMKEFNQPVGIVTKGSLIQRDIDILAAMAEKGLAEAIISVTTLSNELKTKLEPRASTGAARLETLRCLTQAGIPTGVLFAPVIPFVNDAEMETILAAASEAGARQAGYVFLRLPWELKALFSDWLEAHYPQKKAHVLSLVSQSRGGKLNQTEFKQRMKGEGQYAEMIAQRFRLACQKNGLNRVPRGNHLRTDLFRVPNSSPQYSLF; encoded by the coding sequence ATGGCTACTCCCCCCATCAAAGGCCGCGGTGCCACCAGCAATACCCCCGGCCGTTTTGCCAAGACCATTGCGGTGCGGGAGCTGGATGACGAGCTGGCACCTGATGAAGCTCGCCCTGCTGATACCGAGTACTACGTGGATGCCACGCGTAGCATCATTGCCCGGAATGAATCGCCGGATATCCCTTTTGCCTTGAGCATTAACCCCTACCGGGGCTGTGAGCATGGCTGCATTTACTGCTTTGCCCGGCCTAGCCATGCCTACCTGGACCTTTCGCCGGGGCTGGATTTTGAGCGCAAGATTTTTGTGAAGGAGAACGCCGCTGAGCTGCTGCGCAAGGAGCTGAGCAAGCCCTCTTACCAATGTCAGTGGATTGCCATGGGCGCCAACACCGACCCGTACCAACCGGTGGAAAAGGAGCGGCGCATTACCCGGCAGATTCTGGAGGTGATGAAGGAGTTCAATCAGCCGGTGGGCATTGTCACCAAAGGCAGTTTGATTCAGCGCGATATCGACATTCTGGCGGCGATGGCTGAGAAAGGTTTGGCCGAGGCGATTATTAGCGTGACGACGCTCAGCAATGAACTGAAAACCAAGCTGGAGCCGCGTGCTTCGACCGGTGCGGCGCGCTTGGAAACTTTGAGGTGTTTGACCCAGGCAGGTATTCCGACTGGCGTGCTCTTTGCGCCGGTGATTCCGTTTGTCAACGACGCGGAAATGGAAACGATTTTAGCGGCGGCAAGTGAAGCCGGCGCGCGGCAAGCAGGCTATGTGTTTTTGCGGTTGCCGTGGGAATTGAAAGCGCTATTCAGTGATTGGCTGGAGGCGCATTACCCGCAGAAGAAAGCGCATGTGCTGAGCCTGGTGAGTCAGTCGCGTGGGGGTAAGTTGAATCAAACGGAATTTAAGCAGCGGATGAAGGGTGAAGGGCAGTACGCGGAGATGATTGCGCAGCGGTTTCGTTTGGCCTGCCAGAAGAATGGATTGAATCGTGTGCCGCGTGGGAATCATTTGCGTACGGATTTGTTTCGGGTGCCGAATAGTTCGCCGCAGTATTCGTTGTTTTGA
- the cas9 gene encoding type II CRISPR RNA-guided endonuclease Cas9 (Cas9, originally named Csn1, is the large, multifunctional signature protein of type II CRISPR/Cas systems. It is well known even to general audiences because its RNA-guided endonuclease activity has made it a popular tool for custom editing of eukaryotic genomes.) — translation MLDSKMPYRLALDLGSSSLGWALIRLNAENKPSAIIKAGVRIFPDGRNPKDGSSLAVTRREARAMRRRRDRLLKRKARMITVLTELGFFPSDSLERKALESLNPYRLRAEGLDRELQPDEFARALFHLNQRRGFKSNRKTDKKDNDSGAMKQALSKLRQNLDESSCRTVGEWLFQRQCAGQSLRARYRETRQIHEDGRTRVEKSYDLYIDRTMIEAEFDTLWRSQAARNPSRYTDEARRRLKDVLLFQRPLKPVRPGRCTLLPDEERAPLALPSTQRVRIYQELNNLRVLGDSLQEYALTLQQRDQLAAALDHRPKMSFDQIRRLLRLDGQTKFNLEDIKRQEIRGNATAALLSKSDFFGEQWHSFNSSLQDEIVQHLIADEEEQALIDWLIANTGIDEACAQRLADVSLPQGYGSLGRTALARILPALRQSVLPFSAAVQAAGFEHHSALDHVQKTGEILLELPYYGEYLTRHVGFGTGNPDDVLEKRYGRIANPTVHIGLNQTRVVVNALLKRYGPPQEIIVEVARELKQSREDRLAEQKRQAENQRRNQRLREEVAAILEIEEHAVKTADIQKMILWEELSPDPADRRCPYSGEQISKHRLLSEEVEIEHILPFSETLDDSLNNKTVAMRMANRVKGNRSPWQAFGEHPIAGFDYQEILARAERMPKGKRYRFAPDGYQRWLKDDAGFLARALNDTRYLSRIAREYLRLICPQGTRVIPGQMTALLRAKFGLNDVLGLHGEKNRNDHRHHAVDACVIGVTDQGMLKKFSEAARSAREKQLDRLVEHMPLPWPTYREHVKRAINAIWVSHRPDHNYQGPMHNDTAYGLLGDGRVVHHKWLDGKRERVEKSLKVIEFKNPDVRNRSGQPRHGVTENGSPRPYKGYDGNSNYCIEIVRVENGRWQGEVISTYTAYQTVKAQGEKRLRDPKLSLSGQPLIMRLMIDDAVRLEIDDHIRTMRVAKISANGQIFMCDLHEANVDKRNRDKNELFAYVSKTAGSLHAARGRRVTISPSGELHDPGFAD, via the coding sequence ATGCTGGATTCGAAAATGCCGTACCGCCTTGCACTGGATTTGGGTAGTAGCTCGTTGGGCTGGGCGTTGATTCGCCTAAACGCGGAAAACAAACCTTCTGCGATTATTAAGGCAGGTGTTCGAATTTTCCCGGACGGTCGGAACCCGAAAGATGGAAGTTCTCTAGCCGTCACGCGCCGCGAAGCGCGCGCTATGAGGCGGCGGCGTGATCGTCTTTTAAAACGCAAAGCTCGTATGATTACTGTGCTTACGGAGCTAGGTTTTTTTCCCTCGGACTCATTAGAACGTAAGGCATTGGAATCACTGAATCCCTACCGCTTGAGAGCAGAAGGGCTGGATAGAGAGCTTCAACCAGATGAATTCGCTCGGGCTCTTTTTCACTTGAACCAACGACGTGGCTTCAAGAGCAACCGGAAAACCGATAAAAAAGACAACGACAGTGGAGCGATGAAGCAGGCGCTGTCGAAGCTCAGACAAAACCTGGACGAGTCCAGTTGCCGCACGGTAGGGGAATGGCTCTTCCAGCGTCAGTGCGCCGGTCAGTCGCTGAGAGCCCGTTATCGAGAAACTCGACAAATTCATGAAGATGGGCGGACGCGAGTCGAAAAATCATACGATCTGTACATCGACCGCACAATGATCGAAGCAGAGTTTGACACGCTCTGGCGTAGCCAAGCTGCCCGAAATCCGAGCCGGTATACCGATGAAGCACGACGGCGACTGAAAGATGTTTTGCTTTTTCAACGGCCGTTGAAACCGGTTCGTCCAGGTCGCTGCACGCTGCTTCCGGATGAAGAGCGGGCGCCATTGGCATTGCCGAGTACACAGCGCGTTCGCATCTATCAAGAGCTGAATAATTTGCGAGTGTTGGGCGATTCACTGCAGGAATATGCGTTGACTCTTCAGCAGCGCGATCAGCTGGCCGCTGCGCTCGATCATCGACCGAAGATGAGCTTCGATCAAATTCGCCGCTTGTTGCGCCTGGATGGCCAGACCAAATTTAATCTGGAAGATATCAAGCGTCAGGAAATTAGAGGTAACGCTACAGCTGCCTTGCTGAGCAAAAGCGATTTTTTTGGAGAGCAGTGGCACAGCTTCAACTCGTCTCTGCAAGACGAGATTGTTCAACATCTGATTGCCGATGAAGAGGAGCAAGCGCTGATTGATTGGTTGATTGCCAATACCGGCATCGATGAGGCGTGCGCGCAGCGTCTTGCCGATGTTTCATTGCCACAAGGTTATGGTTCTCTTGGCCGAACTGCATTGGCGCGAATATTGCCGGCGCTGCGGCAAAGCGTTTTGCCATTCAGTGCTGCCGTTCAAGCAGCAGGGTTTGAACACCACAGCGCGCTTGATCATGTTCAGAAAACGGGTGAAATCCTTTTAGAGCTGCCTTATTACGGTGAATATCTGACACGTCACGTCGGTTTTGGAACAGGCAACCCTGATGATGTACTGGAGAAGCGGTATGGGCGCATCGCCAACCCGACCGTACATATTGGCCTCAATCAGACTCGAGTTGTCGTTAACGCCTTGCTGAAACGTTATGGCCCTCCTCAAGAAATCATCGTCGAAGTGGCTCGCGAGCTTAAGCAAAGTAGAGAAGATCGCCTGGCAGAACAAAAACGACAAGCCGAAAACCAGCGGCGGAATCAGCGACTTCGCGAGGAGGTCGCCGCTATATTGGAGATTGAAGAGCATGCCGTCAAAACGGCCGACATACAAAAGATGATCCTGTGGGAGGAACTGAGTCCGGACCCGGCTGACCGTCGCTGCCCCTATTCAGGCGAACAGATCAGCAAACACAGACTATTGTCAGAGGAAGTTGAAATTGAGCATATCCTGCCATTCTCGGAAACACTGGATGACAGTTTGAACAACAAAACGGTAGCAATGCGAATGGCCAATCGTGTGAAGGGCAATCGCTCGCCGTGGCAGGCGTTTGGTGAACATCCAATCGCAGGATTCGATTATCAGGAGATACTGGCTCGGGCAGAACGCATGCCTAAAGGGAAACGCTACCGATTCGCACCTGATGGCTATCAGCGCTGGTTGAAGGACGATGCGGGCTTTCTTGCTCGTGCCTTGAATGACACCCGTTACTTGAGTCGAATAGCGCGTGAGTACTTGAGGTTGATCTGTCCACAAGGTACACGAGTCATTCCCGGACAAATGACGGCGTTGCTGCGCGCCAAGTTTGGTTTGAACGATGTGCTCGGACTACATGGCGAGAAGAATCGAAACGACCATCGCCATCATGCCGTTGATGCCTGTGTCATTGGCGTCACCGATCAGGGAATGTTAAAGAAATTTTCAGAAGCGGCCCGTTCGGCTCGTGAAAAGCAACTTGATCGATTGGTCGAGCATATGCCGTTGCCATGGCCAACTTATCGCGAGCATGTCAAACGAGCGATAAATGCAATTTGGGTCAGTCACCGGCCAGACCACAATTACCAAGGTCCAATGCACAACGATACCGCTTACGGCTTACTGGGTGATGGACGGGTCGTGCATCACAAATGGCTGGATGGAAAGCGCGAGCGAGTCGAAAAAAGCCTGAAAGTTATCGAGTTCAAAAATCCGGATGTGCGTAATCGTTCAGGCCAGCCTCGTCATGGCGTGACCGAGAACGGCTCTCCTCGACCGTACAAAGGCTACGATGGCAACAGCAATTATTGCATTGAGATTGTTCGAGTGGAGAATGGTCGTTGGCAAGGAGAAGTGATATCTACGTACACTGCCTATCAGACCGTGAAGGCCCAAGGAGAAAAACGCCTTCGCGATCCAAAGTTATCGCTCTCAGGTCAGCCGCTGATCATGCGCTTGATGATTGATGATGCGGTGCGACTGGAGATTGATGATCATATTCGGACGATGCGGGTTGCCAAAATCAGCGCAAACGGTCAGATATTTATGTGCGATTTACACGAAGCCAATGTGGACAAGCGCAATCGCGACAAAAATGAGCTCTTTGCTTACGTTTCAAAAACTGCCGGGTCACTACATGCTGCGCGAGGTCGTAGGGTGACAATCTCGCCGTCCGGTGAGCTGCACGATCCCGGCTTCGCGGACTGA
- the cas1 gene encoding type II CRISPR-associated endonuclease Cas1, producing MPGRIVEIADDHRHLSLLRGFLVVESTGADRQEMGRVPLDDIAAVIANAHGLSYTNNILVACAERGIPFVLCAANHNAIGLLLTIEGNSLQAGRMQAQLSSSKPLQKQLWACLVRAKLAQQAWVLAETGKPTAPVTALISKVRSGDSGNIEAQGAQRYWPLLFGTSFRRDRTVEGINSLLNYGYTVLRAAMARAVVAAGLHPTLGLHHHNAGNAMCLVDDLMEPFRPLIDYCVWKLCQKSQEFITPETKQELVYVLYQDVASPQGRTPLMHAIQQLATSLAQVYVGERFELELPEPGVLDELLDDIN from the coding sequence TTGCCTGGCCGCATTGTAGAAATCGCCGACGATCATCGACACCTGTCGTTGTTGCGAGGCTTTCTGGTGGTTGAATCGACAGGAGCTGATCGGCAGGAAATGGGGCGAGTGCCGCTGGACGATATCGCTGCCGTCATCGCCAATGCTCATGGCCTCAGCTACACCAATAATATTTTGGTTGCCTGTGCTGAGCGGGGTATACCGTTTGTGCTCTGTGCGGCCAACCATAATGCAATCGGTTTGCTATTGACCATTGAAGGGAACAGTTTGCAGGCCGGTCGTATGCAAGCTCAATTGTCCTCGTCAAAGCCATTGCAGAAGCAGCTCTGGGCTTGCTTGGTACGCGCCAAACTTGCTCAACAGGCTTGGGTACTCGCGGAAACAGGCAAGCCTACGGCTCCAGTTACCGCATTAATTTCAAAAGTACGTAGCGGCGATAGCGGCAATATTGAAGCCCAAGGCGCGCAACGTTACTGGCCATTATTGTTCGGTACCAGTTTTCGCCGCGATCGTACAGTTGAAGGCATAAATAGCCTGTTGAATTACGGCTACACCGTACTGCGTGCTGCTATGGCTCGAGCCGTGGTTGCAGCGGGGTTACACCCGACACTTGGTTTGCATCATCACAATGCCGGCAATGCCATGTGTCTTGTAGATGATTTGATGGAGCCTTTTCGCCCCTTGATCGATTATTGTGTATGGAAGTTATGCCAAAAGAGTCAGGAGTTCATTACGCCCGAAACCAAGCAAGAATTGGTTTATGTGCTATACCAAGATGTAGCGAGCCCTCAGGGGCGCACACCATTAATGCACGCAATACAGCAACTCGCCACATCCTTGGCGCAGGTTTATGTGGGAGAGCGTTTCGAGCTGGAACTACCTGAGCCGGGTGTGCTAGACGAGTTGTTAGATGACATAAATTGA
- the cas2 gene encoding CRISPR-associated endonuclease Cas2 produces the protein MFDLPVLTKPERKAATQFRLMLLDYGFEMSQFSVYMRYCYSSAQVETLCKRVEEALPDGGRVNILQFTDKQYERIISFHGAVRQPKNRNPSQFNLF, from the coding sequence ATGTTTGACTTGCCGGTGCTGACCAAACCGGAGCGCAAAGCCGCAACCCAATTTCGGCTTATGCTGCTGGACTATGGTTTTGAAATGAGTCAGTTCAGCGTATACATGCGTTATTGTTACAGCTCCGCACAGGTCGAGACCCTTTGCAAACGTGTGGAAGAGGCTTTACCTGACGGTGGTCGGGTCAATATCCTTCAGTTCACGGACAAGCAATATGAGCGGATCATTTCCTTCCATGGCGCGGTTCGGCAACCGAAAAACCGCAATCCATCACAGTTCAATCTGTTCTGA
- a CDS encoding DUF885 domain-containing protein, which translates to MQTQKPKPTTTILTLDAAINNWWQDEMRFAPLYASYCGVRQYDDQLPDSSEQAIKKQTLSRREHLRNIESAIKLENGLDELSRQVALYQLQTTLRLAETPDHLAPLGSSHGLHVQLTRLLHLADLSTAEGRENYLSRLRGLPVWLAQQQQLLHKALERQQYPYAEALRAVPIAIRFMASEQGLAQTFEPTSDQAVNDTAFQQRLQNVLQMLVAPALQTFAEFIETVYLKHSRPLPGLCAIPDGEAWYQALIRQHTSLSLTAAEIHQIGLEEVAATREKAEAILKELGLPTPFDKGIDALRNDPRQYAQTPEQLLQYATQLCETINAALPRLFSRLPHLPFHVKATPAQLAPAYPSGFYLEPPADGSRPGEYWVNTHELNSRPLYVLPALTLHEAMPGHHLQIALTQERENLPAFRRCLLNTAYEEGWALYAESLGNEIGLYDDPHAKLGWLSYRLWRAARLVIDTGLHAKGWTREQAVQYLYQHSSLSKHESETEVDRYITWPGQALGYLLGEREMHALRRECSQQLGFDLQRFHEQLLCEGELPLPLLRRNSTDRSTISA; encoded by the coding sequence ATGCAAACACAAAAACCAAAACCAACAACCACCATCCTCACCCTCGACGCCGCGATCAACAACTGGTGGCAAGACGAAATGCGTTTCGCACCGCTCTATGCCAGCTACTGCGGTGTTCGGCAATACGACGACCAACTCCCCGACAGCTCCGAACAAGCCATCAAGAAACAAACCTTAAGCCGTCGTGAACACCTGCGAAATATTGAATCCGCGATCAAACTGGAAAACGGCCTCGACGAACTCTCGCGTCAAGTCGCGCTTTATCAACTACAAACCACATTGCGCTTAGCCGAAACGCCCGATCACCTCGCCCCGCTCGGTAGCAGTCATGGCCTCCACGTGCAACTCACCCGGCTATTACATCTAGCGGACTTGAGCACCGCCGAAGGAAGAGAAAATTACCTCTCGCGTTTACGCGGCTTACCGGTTTGGCTGGCGCAGCAACAACAACTCCTGCACAAAGCCCTGGAACGTCAGCAATACCCATACGCCGAAGCCTTACGCGCCGTGCCCATCGCCATTCGTTTTATGGCATCGGAGCAAGGCTTGGCACAAACCTTTGAGCCAACAAGCGATCAAGCGGTTAACGACACAGCGTTTCAACAACGCTTGCAAAACGTACTGCAAATGCTGGTCGCACCCGCACTGCAAACCTTCGCGGAATTTATCGAAACCGTTTACCTGAAACACAGCAGGCCCCTACCCGGCCTCTGTGCAATACCGGATGGCGAAGCCTGGTACCAAGCACTGATTCGCCAACATACCTCGCTGTCACTTACCGCCGCCGAAATTCACCAGATAGGCCTCGAAGAAGTCGCCGCCACACGCGAAAAAGCCGAAGCGATTTTGAAGGAATTGGGTTTACCCACCCCATTCGATAAAGGCATCGACGCCCTGCGTAACGACCCACGCCAATACGCGCAAACACCCGAGCAGTTGCTGCAATACGCCACACAACTCTGCGAGACCATCAATGCAGCCTTGCCGCGTTTATTCTCTCGTTTGCCGCACCTGCCCTTCCACGTAAAAGCCACACCGGCACAGCTTGCACCTGCCTACCCCAGCGGCTTCTACCTGGAGCCACCCGCCGACGGTTCACGACCCGGCGAATACTGGGTCAACACCCACGAACTGAATTCGCGCCCGCTCTATGTGCTGCCCGCCCTCACGCTGCACGAAGCCATGCCCGGCCACCACCTGCAAATTGCACTAACCCAAGAACGAGAAAACCTGCCGGCATTTCGTCGCTGCTTATTGAACACGGCTTATGAGGAAGGTTGGGCGCTATACGCCGAATCACTCGGCAATGAAATCGGTCTATACGATGACCCACACGCCAAACTCGGCTGGCTAAGCTATCGGTTATGGCGTGCCGCACGCCTCGTCATCGACACCGGCCTGCACGCCAAAGGCTGGACTCGTGAACAAGCTGTGCAATATCTGTATCAGCATTCGTCATTATCCAAACACGAAAGCGAAACCGAAGTAGACCGCTATATCACCTGGCCGGGACAAGCGTTGGGCTACCTGCTTGGGGAGCGGGAGATGCACGCTTTGCGTAGAGAATGCAGCCAACAGCTTGGTTTTGATTTGCAAAGGTTTCATGAGCAGTTGTTGTGTGAGGGGGAGTTGCCGTTGCCGTTACTGAGACGGAACTCAACTGACCGCTCAACAATCTCAGCCTGA
- a CDS encoding aldehyde dehydrogenase (NADP(+)) → MNATNFHGTSFIGYQRGAQHGKSQQAFNPATGQALPWQYFHCSDTEREKALALADAAFIPFQNSRPEQRAELLEAIANNLAAQESLIIDIATQETGLPSVRIKNELARTCFQLRHFATLIREGKCFDKRIDAADNARTPPKPELRAVKLAVGPVTVFGASNFPLAFSVAGGDTASALAAGCPVIVKAHSLHPFTAEIVAGVISATLKQQGWPEGVFSMLYGAGTETGKALVQDARIKAVGFTGSESGGRALQRYASERQHPIPVFAEMSSLNPVFLFPHALDELSDEIAGALAASICNGVGQFCTKPGLLIAPRGVALDRCLEKLNALLTAQQPAPMLSQQGAKHFATAITAVKAHANTVTHEGKVEAAYASPFLLTVDAQAFMKRPELQTEMFGPAALVIVADHETQFGDISNVLNGQLTATVWQTEHDAEAVANLLPRIQNNAGRIVFNGVPTGVEVSHAMVHGGPSPATSDARFTSVGAMAIDRFLRPVCFQNTPTHLLPEILRDK, encoded by the coding sequence ATGAACGCGACAAACTTTCACGGCACATCCTTTATCGGCTATCAACGCGGTGCCCAGCACGGCAAAAGCCAACAGGCGTTCAACCCGGCTACTGGTCAAGCGCTGCCTTGGCAGTACTTTCATTGCAGCGACACCGAGCGGGAAAAAGCTCTGGCACTCGCCGACGCGGCGTTCATTCCGTTCCAAAACAGTCGCCCCGAACAACGCGCAGAATTACTGGAAGCCATCGCTAACAATCTTGCTGCACAAGAATCGCTGATCATTGATATCGCCACGCAAGAAACAGGGCTACCAAGCGTACGCATCAAAAACGAACTGGCGCGCACCTGCTTTCAGCTACGCCATTTCGCCACGCTGATCCGCGAAGGCAAATGCTTTGATAAGCGCATCGATGCCGCCGATAACGCTCGCACACCACCCAAGCCAGAACTGCGCGCCGTTAAACTGGCCGTTGGTCCCGTCACCGTGTTCGGCGCCAGCAATTTTCCGTTGGCGTTTTCGGTCGCCGGTGGCGACACCGCCTCCGCACTGGCGGCTGGTTGCCCCGTTATCGTCAAAGCACATTCGTTGCATCCATTCACCGCCGAGATTGTCGCTGGCGTAATTAGCGCTACCTTGAAACAACAAGGCTGGCCAGAAGGCGTATTCTCGATGCTGTATGGCGCCGGCACCGAAACCGGCAAAGCCCTGGTGCAAGATGCGCGCATTAAAGCCGTTGGCTTTACTGGTTCTGAAAGTGGTGGCCGCGCCCTGCAGCGCTACGCCAGCGAACGCCAACACCCTATCCCGGTGTTCGCGGAAATGAGCAGTTTGAATCCGGTGTTTTTATTCCCACATGCACTCGACGAACTCTCCGATGAAATTGCCGGCGCCCTCGCCGCCTCCATTTGCAACGGCGTCGGACAGTTCTGCACCAAACCCGGTTTGCTTATCGCCCCGCGCGGTGTCGCACTGGACCGCTGCCTGGAAAAATTAAACGCGTTACTCACAGCCCAACAACCTGCCCCGATGCTTTCACAACAAGGAGCCAAACATTTCGCTACTGCCATCACCGCCGTGAAAGCGCACGCGAACACCGTAACGCATGAAGGCAAAGTCGAAGCGGCCTACGCATCACCATTCTTACTGACCGTCGATGCACAAGCCTTTATGAAACGCCCAGAACTGCAAACCGAAATGTTCGGACCCGCCGCACTCGTTATTGTTGCCGATCACGAAACCCAGTTCGGCGACATCAGCAACGTATTGAATGGCCAACTCACCGCCACCGTCTGGCAAACCGAACACGACGCCGAAGCCGTGGCAAACTTGTTGCCGCGCATACAAAACAATGCCGGCCGCATCGTATTCAACGGCGTGCCCACCGGCGTCGAAGTCAGCCACGCGATGGTGCACGGCGGCCCTTCTCCTGCCACCAGCGATGCACGCTTTACTTCAGTTGGTGCGATGGCGATTGATCGCTTCCTGCGTCCGGTGTGCTTCCAGAACACACCGACACATTTATTGCCGGAAATACTGCGCGACAAATAA
- a CDS encoding dihydrodipicolinate synthase family protein has translation MSIKWTGVMPAITTPFNADYSVDHGFIRQHVQWLVENGSTGIVPCGSLGEGATLTSEEKIAVMKTVVDAVGDKVPVIPGIAALSTREAVHLAQAAEDLGCHALMILPPYVYSSDWREMRQHIVSVAQATALPGLLYNNPVAYKTDFSPAQIAELARELPQIQAVKESSTDARRVTGIRELIGNRLALGVGVDDCLVEGVDAGAQFWIAGLVNAFPKESVALYNYAMQGKKEEAFAIYRWFLPLLRLDTVVKFVQLIKLVQQEVGMGHERVRAPRLELTGAERESCLNILRTAMANRPAL, from the coding sequence ATGAGCATAAAATGGACCGGCGTCATGCCGGCAATCACCACGCCGTTCAATGCCGATTATTCAGTCGACCACGGCTTTATTCGCCAGCATGTGCAATGGCTGGTTGAAAACGGCAGCACCGGCATTGTTCCCTGCGGTAGCCTCGGCGAAGGCGCCACCTTAACCAGCGAAGAAAAAATCGCCGTGATGAAAACCGTCGTCGATGCCGTTGGCGATAAAGTCCCGGTCATCCCCGGTATTGCGGCGCTTTCCACCCGCGAAGCCGTGCATCTTGCACAAGCAGCGGAAGATCTCGGCTGTCACGCACTGATGATTCTGCCGCCGTATGTCTACAGCTCCGACTGGCGCGAAATGCGCCAGCATATCGTCAGCGTCGCGCAAGCCACCGCCCTGCCCGGCTTGCTCTACAACAACCCGGTGGCCTACAAAACCGATTTCAGCCCTGCGCAAATCGCCGAGCTCGCGCGTGAGCTGCCACAAATTCAAGCCGTGAAAGAATCCTCAACCGACGCGCGCCGCGTCACCGGTATTCGCGAACTGATTGGCAACCGTTTAGCGCTCGGTGTTGGCGTTGACGATTGCTTGGTCGAAGGCGTCGACGCCGGCGCACAATTCTGGATTGCCGGCTTGGTCAATGCCTTCCCGAAAGAATCCGTCGCGCTCTATAACTACGCCATGCAAGGCAAAAAAGAAGAAGCGTTTGCCATTTACCGCTGGTTCCTGCCGCTGCTGCGTCTCGACACCGTAGTGAAGTTCGTACAACTGATCAAACTCGTGCAGCAAGAAGTCGGCATGGGTCATGAACGCGTACGCGCACCACGCTTGGAGCTGACCGGCGCTGAGCGTGAGTCGTGCTTGAATATTTTGCGCACGGCAATGGCAAATCGGCCTGCACTTTAA